One genomic window of Micromonospora sp. WMMD1128 includes the following:
- a CDS encoding condensation domain-containing protein, whose translation MITIRSTDLEFHGGRSRTAPLAWGQEVIWDLIRDWEDTRSYAVLIKWLHIPLLLSVGDVLESLAELIRRHEALRTMYHPTARGDAIQEILGSGSLPVELVDRSVDDPKDYASIVTDCLERAAELGFDHDKELPIRFSVILQDGIPILLTLAVSHLSADFTSAELLVTDLTALLGARAAGAPPPPARPVSQPADLARMENGPQGQLLNIQAAQFIRRQLDRTRPEMLPARATPVTPRFFRGQLESDAVAVAIGPAARRHRTTSSAILLSITSALIRCVCPGPNYPIDVMQGNRTTPELAGTVSNLSQGILTVIELTADSFAALVRHCSAVLAEARRYGRHRQRSTLDMISAAGARRGCQFNDTWSGLPGRPTRPPATLDELAATTRSSTFSWPERVPMKNKDLFMGIRGTAERIHLSLFADTALLPPGDIRAFLDTFERVAVTLAYEDPALELIADWFAESRARYAEIDRD comes from the coding sequence ATGATCACTATCCGCTCGACCGACCTGGAGTTCCACGGCGGACGTTCGCGAACGGCCCCGCTGGCCTGGGGCCAGGAGGTCATCTGGGACCTGATCCGCGACTGGGAGGACACCCGGTCGTACGCCGTGCTCATCAAGTGGCTGCACATCCCGCTGCTGTTGAGCGTCGGCGACGTGCTGGAGAGCCTGGCTGAGCTGATCCGGCGCCACGAGGCGCTCCGCACCATGTACCACCCCACCGCCAGGGGCGACGCGATCCAGGAGATCCTCGGCTCGGGGTCGCTCCCGGTCGAGCTGGTCGACCGCTCGGTCGACGATCCGAAGGACTACGCCAGCATCGTCACCGACTGTCTGGAGCGCGCCGCGGAACTCGGCTTCGACCACGACAAGGAACTTCCGATCCGCTTCTCGGTGATCCTTCAGGACGGCATCCCGATCCTGCTCACGCTGGCCGTGTCGCATCTGTCCGCCGACTTCACCAGCGCTGAACTGCTGGTCACCGACCTCACCGCCCTGCTGGGAGCCCGCGCGGCCGGCGCGCCACCGCCACCCGCCCGGCCCGTATCACAACCGGCGGACCTCGCCCGGATGGAGAACGGGCCGCAGGGACAGCTACTGAACATCCAGGCCGCGCAGTTCATCCGGCGCCAGCTCGACCGAACCCGCCCGGAGATGCTGCCGGCACGGGCCACTCCGGTCACGCCACGGTTCTTCCGTGGGCAACTGGAGTCCGACGCGGTGGCCGTCGCGATCGGCCCGGCGGCCCGCCGCCACCGGACGACCTCCTCCGCGATCCTGCTCTCCATCACCTCGGCGCTGATCCGGTGCGTCTGCCCGGGGCCCAACTACCCCATCGACGTCATGCAGGGCAACCGCACGACACCGGAGCTGGCCGGCACGGTCAGCAACCTCAGCCAGGGGATCCTGACCGTGATCGAGCTGACCGCGGATTCCTTCGCCGCTCTGGTCCGTCACTGCTCGGCGGTGCTGGCGGAGGCGAGACGGTACGGCCGGCACCGCCAGCGCAGCACCCTGGACATGATCAGCGCGGCGGGGGCGCGGCGGGGCTGCCAGTTCAACGACACCTGGTCGGGGCTGCCCGGCCGGCCCACCAGACCCCCCGCCACCCTCGACGAACTGGCCGCGACGACCCGGTCCTCCACCTTCTCCTGGCCCGAGCGGGTGCCCATGAAGAACAAGGATCTCTTCATGGGGATCCGGGGCACCGCCGAGCGGATCCACCTCTCGCTGTTCGCTGACACGGCCCTGCTGCCGCCCGGCGACATCAGGGCGTTCCTCGACACGTTCGAGCGGGTGGCCGTGACCCTCGCGTACGAGGATCCCGCGCTGGAGCTGATCGCCGACTGGTTCGCCGAGAGCCGCGCCAGGTACGCCGAGATCGACCGGGACTGA
- a CDS encoding MATE family efflux transporter has protein sequence MTDMTKGPPLRQIVGFALPLTAASLFQQVYLLVDGIVVGRYVGVEGLAAVGASGPLFYLLNAMFIGLGTAFTIRLAHLRGAGQDRQRRDVVVSLALVTVGWTVGCVLLVTVLAQPVLALMGITGELAEQCARFIQVLSLGFPGIFGSAAVSAYLRGLGNSRAAMWVQAAGNLLNIGLALLFVGGLGFGIAGAALATAAASSAAAVIGVVASARIYPLPPGRPAREAVRGELVDATRLGLPLATQHIILAVGIMVLVWIIEPYGEVVMAAFTVVARVEAFSAILFLSFSGAVTTFAAQNLGAGHHERARHALLRTLGLTFALTLVFSAVVLLARAPIAALFTDDPTTRRVTGEYLTIIFPFLPLYTLMVVLHGYLNGARRTTAPLICTIVAFVMVQIPFAYLLSRPFGIHAIMWAVVASWTVGLSYSTFCLRQVLRSPANPAPGTLSTVVEVPSSP, from the coding sequence ATGACCGACATGACAAAGGGGCCGCCGCTCCGGCAGATCGTCGGCTTCGCCCTGCCGCTGACCGCGGCCAGCCTGTTCCAGCAGGTGTACCTCCTCGTCGACGGCATCGTCGTCGGGCGCTACGTCGGCGTCGAGGGGCTGGCCGCGGTCGGCGCGAGCGGGCCGCTGTTCTATCTGCTGAACGCGATGTTCATCGGGCTCGGCACCGCGTTCACCATCCGCCTGGCGCACCTGCGTGGCGCCGGGCAGGACCGGCAGCGGCGCGACGTCGTGGTGTCCCTGGCCCTGGTCACGGTCGGCTGGACGGTGGGCTGCGTACTGCTGGTCACCGTGCTGGCCCAGCCGGTGCTGGCGCTGATGGGCATCACGGGCGAGTTGGCCGAGCAGTGCGCCCGCTTCATCCAGGTGCTTTCCCTCGGTTTCCCCGGCATCTTCGGATCCGCCGCGGTCAGCGCCTACCTGCGCGGCCTCGGCAACTCGCGGGCGGCGATGTGGGTGCAGGCCGCCGGAAACCTGCTGAACATCGGGCTGGCCCTGCTCTTCGTCGGTGGACTGGGCTTCGGAATCGCCGGTGCCGCGTTGGCCACGGCGGCGGCCAGCAGCGCCGCCGCGGTCATCGGAGTCGTCGCGTCGGCCCGGATCTATCCCCTGCCACCCGGCCGGCCCGCCCGCGAGGCCGTACGCGGCGAACTCGTCGACGCCACCCGGCTCGGTCTGCCGCTGGCCACGCAGCACATCATCCTCGCCGTCGGGATCATGGTGCTGGTCTGGATCATCGAGCCGTACGGCGAGGTGGTGATGGCGGCCTTCACCGTCGTCGCGCGGGTCGAGGCGTTCAGCGCCATCCTGTTCCTGTCCTTCTCCGGGGCGGTCACCACGTTCGCGGCGCAGAACCTCGGCGCCGGCCACCACGAACGGGCCAGGCACGCCCTGTTGCGGACCCTGGGGTTGACCTTCGCGCTGACGCTGGTGTTCTCCGCCGTGGTCCTGCTGGCCCGCGCCCCGATCGCCGCGCTGTTCACCGACGACCCGACCACCCGCCGGGTCACCGGCGAGTACCTGACGATCATTTTTCCCTTCCTGCCGCTCTACACCCTGATGGTGGTCCTGCACGGCTACCTCAACGGCGCCCGCCGCACCACAGCACCGCTGATCTGCACCATCGTCGCCTTCGTCATGGTGCAGATCCCGTTCGCGTACCTGCTCAGCCGCCCGTTCGGCATCCACGCCATCATGTGGGCCGTGGTCGCGAGTTGGACCGTCGGCCTGTCTTACTCGACCTTCTGCCTGCGACAGGTACTCCGATCGCCGGCGAACCCGGCACCCGGCACCCTGTCCACCGTCGTGGAGGTGCCAAGCTCCCCATGA
- a CDS encoding type I polyketide synthase — MSIAIVGTSVELPGVDGLDDLWRVISTGASLTRPFPPHRRDTLAEYIHYVRATTVEPVEDDDLDFHNGCFLDTVDTFDYAVFGMTPRQATLTDPHHRMVLRAMFLALEDAGYSADRLRGSRTGVFVGFATNPGATYMDYLSRIEPSASQQAITGNIPAMLANRLSHLLDLRGPSIVVDTACSATLVAVHQAKNALLAGDCELAVVGGARIVFAPVKHPHSAIGIESSDGVTRTFDEAADGTGFGEGSGAVVLKRTEQAIADGDQIYAILKGSAVNHDGHTDGITSPNSQAQADLLLAAWQNAGIDPRTLGYFEAHGTATRVGDPIEHEGMKLAFAQHTAERNFCAVGTVKANVGHLFEGSGVIGLLKAVAVLRHRMLPPQANFVTPNPKLDFASGPLFVPTELRPWESPTGPRRCGVSAFGLGGTNAHVVVEEYVAAPRPLAPAGDHLFTLSAATPRSLTGLVRSYLAFIDGGGLDDLDIADVCYTTQVSRSAHRYRIALLVTGPDDLRRALEGVLADIPQPVVGRLAEAAEEYLRGAPVDWRALAAGQARRVVRLPRYVFDESTAWLSFPDDWRQTMSLERATEHHPVTHDVELRPTPAPTPETTPAGTVLALVDPATEAGGLLAAALPAASRIVRLGEPIGPGEEVFAADSVASIERIVRLVDEHDVTHLVYALAFEERPATDIEEIERRSTKNLYGLFHLTKALMAAGAKLDLVVLTRTAVSAHQGETTAVTENAALVGFGKVIVREYPYVKVRHIDVDLAVSPAALRAEILADEHGLSVLRGEQRLREVFVEVPEIDLGVEAEGPRPYLKPGGTYLITGGTGALGLAVARDFAAAQHDITVILLSRSGLPPRDRWDELTGPASDGPQANRIRAVREMEALGATVDAVAADAGDSKALAEAVAQIRLRHGRIDGIVHAAGLPGGSTVMFRHLDDFDAVVRAKLHAAFVLDEATRDDPPDFVAHFSSVASVFPAPGQADYAAANYYLDNLARSRAGGRCHVIALDWVAWKEIGMAVDFGTNGDTMFKAIPTAVGLAVLDAGLRSRRSRLFAGELHYGGELIHLLRSYDVGLSADIEATVERHMHALEARLAKATDRIQTTVAAVPVELDGRAGGDYSDTERSVARCLALAFGYDRLDVEADFFDLGGDSIMAATVANNIAVYHGVSYDVADLLADRTVAEIAYHVDELREFGASGN; from the coding sequence ATGAGCATCGCGATCGTCGGCACCTCGGTGGAGCTGCCCGGGGTGGACGGCCTGGACGACCTGTGGCGGGTGATCAGTACGGGCGCCAGCCTCACCCGGCCGTTCCCGCCGCACCGCCGGGACACCCTGGCCGAGTACATCCACTACGTACGGGCCACCACCGTCGAGCCGGTGGAGGACGATGACCTGGACTTCCACAACGGCTGCTTCCTCGACACCGTCGACACGTTCGACTACGCCGTGTTCGGGATGACCCCCCGGCAGGCCACGCTTACCGATCCGCACCACCGCATGGTGCTGCGCGCCATGTTCCTCGCCCTGGAGGACGCCGGATACTCCGCCGACCGGCTCCGTGGCAGCCGGACCGGGGTGTTCGTCGGCTTCGCGACCAACCCGGGCGCGACCTACATGGACTACCTGTCCCGGATCGAGCCCTCAGCCAGCCAGCAGGCGATCACCGGCAACATCCCGGCCATGCTGGCCAACCGCCTCTCCCACCTGCTCGACCTGCGGGGGCCGAGCATCGTCGTCGACACCGCCTGCTCGGCCACCCTGGTCGCGGTGCACCAGGCCAAGAACGCCCTGCTGGCGGGGGACTGCGAGCTGGCGGTGGTGGGCGGCGCCCGGATCGTCTTCGCGCCGGTCAAGCATCCCCACTCGGCGATCGGCATCGAATCGTCCGACGGTGTCACCCGGACGTTCGACGAGGCCGCCGACGGCACCGGCTTCGGTGAGGGCTCCGGCGCCGTCGTGCTCAAACGGACCGAGCAGGCCATCGCCGACGGTGACCAGATCTACGCGATCCTGAAGGGCAGCGCGGTCAACCACGACGGCCACACCGACGGCATCACCAGCCCCAACTCCCAAGCGCAGGCCGACCTGCTGCTCGCGGCGTGGCAGAACGCCGGCATCGACCCGCGCACGCTCGGCTACTTCGAGGCCCACGGCACGGCCACCCGGGTGGGCGACCCGATCGAGCACGAGGGCATGAAGCTGGCCTTCGCCCAGCACACGGCGGAGCGGAACTTCTGCGCGGTGGGCACGGTCAAGGCGAACGTGGGCCATCTGTTCGAGGGCTCCGGGGTGATCGGCCTACTCAAGGCGGTGGCGGTGCTGCGGCATCGGATGCTCCCGCCGCAGGCCAACTTCGTCACGCCCAACCCCAAACTCGACTTCGCCTCCGGACCGCTCTTCGTCCCCACCGAACTGCGTCCGTGGGAGTCGCCGACGGGCCCGCGTCGCTGCGGGGTGAGCGCGTTCGGCCTGGGCGGCACGAACGCCCACGTCGTGGTCGAGGAGTACGTCGCGGCGCCCCGCCCGCTCGCCCCCGCCGGTGACCACCTGTTCACGCTGAGCGCGGCCACGCCCCGCTCACTGACCGGGCTGGTCCGCAGCTATCTGGCGTTCATCGACGGCGGCGGGCTGGACGACCTCGACATCGCCGACGTCTGCTACACCACCCAGGTCTCGCGTTCGGCACACCGCTACCGCATCGCCCTGCTGGTCACCGGCCCCGACGATCTCCGCCGAGCGCTGGAAGGGGTCCTCGCCGACATCCCGCAACCCGTCGTCGGCCGGCTCGCCGAGGCGGCGGAGGAATACCTGCGGGGCGCTCCGGTCGACTGGCGGGCACTCGCCGCCGGCCAGGCGCGTCGGGTCGTCCGGCTGCCCCGCTACGTCTTCGACGAGAGCACCGCCTGGCTGAGCTTCCCGGACGACTGGCGGCAGACGATGTCGCTGGAGCGCGCCACCGAGCACCATCCGGTGACGCACGACGTCGAACTCCGGCCCACGCCGGCACCGACACCGGAGACGACCCCGGCGGGCACCGTACTGGCGCTCGTCGACCCGGCGACCGAGGCCGGCGGGTTGCTGGCCGCCGCCCTGCCCGCGGCGAGTCGGATCGTCCGCCTCGGTGAGCCGATCGGCCCCGGCGAAGAGGTGTTCGCCGCCGACAGCGTGGCGTCGATCGAACGCATCGTGCGGCTCGTCGACGAACACGACGTCACCCACCTCGTCTACGCCCTGGCGTTCGAGGAGCGCCCGGCGACCGACATCGAGGAGATCGAACGTCGATCCACCAAGAACCTGTACGGCCTCTTCCACCTGACCAAGGCGTTGATGGCTGCCGGCGCGAAGCTCGACCTGGTGGTGCTGACCCGGACCGCGGTCAGCGCCCACCAGGGCGAGACGACGGCGGTCACCGAGAACGCCGCGCTGGTCGGCTTCGGCAAGGTGATCGTGCGGGAGTACCCGTACGTCAAGGTCAGGCACATCGACGTCGACCTGGCCGTGTCCCCGGCCGCGCTACGCGCGGAGATTCTCGCCGACGAGCACGGCCTGTCGGTCCTCCGGGGCGAGCAGCGGCTGCGCGAGGTCTTCGTCGAGGTCCCCGAGATCGACCTCGGCGTCGAGGCCGAGGGGCCGCGGCCGTATCTCAAGCCGGGTGGCACCTACCTGATCACCGGCGGCACCGGCGCGCTCGGCCTCGCCGTCGCCCGCGACTTCGCCGCCGCCCAGCACGACATCACGGTGATCCTGCTCAGCCGATCCGGGCTGCCGCCCCGCGACCGGTGGGACGAGCTGACCGGGCCCGCTTCGGACGGGCCGCAGGCGAACCGGATCCGGGCGGTGCGGGAAATGGAGGCACTGGGCGCCACGGTGGACGCGGTGGCGGCCGACGCGGGCGACAGCAAGGCACTGGCCGAGGCGGTCGCCCAGATCCGCCTTCGACACGGCCGGATCGACGGCATCGTGCACGCCGCCGGCCTGCCCGGCGGAAGCACGGTCATGTTCCGCCACCTCGACGACTTCGACGCCGTCGTACGGGCGAAACTGCACGCCGCCTTCGTCCTCGACGAGGCGACCCGGGACGACCCGCCGGACTTCGTCGCGCACTTCTCCTCGGTCGCCTCGGTCTTTCCGGCCCCGGGTCAGGCCGACTACGCCGCCGCCAACTACTACCTGGACAACCTGGCCAGGTCCCGGGCCGGCGGGCGGTGCCACGTGATCGCGCTGGACTGGGTGGCCTGGAAGGAGATCGGCATGGCGGTCGACTTCGGCACCAACGGCGACACCATGTTCAAGGCCATCCCGACCGCGGTGGGCCTGGCCGTCCTCGACGCCGGCCTGCGCTCCCGCCGTTCGCGGCTGTTCGCCGGCGAACTCCACTACGGTGGCGAACTGATCCACCTGCTGCGTTCCTACGACGTCGGGCTCTCCGCCGACATCGAGGCGACGGTGGAACGGCACATGCACGCGCTGGAGGCCCGGCTGGCGAAGGCCACCGACCGGATCCAGACGACGGTCGCGGCGGTGCCGGTCGAACTCGACGGCCGCGCCGGTGGCGACTACTCCGACACCGAACGGTCGGTCGCGCGGTGTCTGGCGCTCGCCTTCGGCTACGACCGGCTCGACGTGGAGGCCGACTTCTTCGACCTGGGCGGCGACTCCATCATGGCGGCCACGGTGGCCAACAACATCGCGGTCTACCACGGTGTGTCGTACGACGTCGCGGACCTGCTCGCCGACCGCACCGTCGCCGAGATCGCGTACCACGTCGACGAACTGCGGGAGTTCGGCGCGAGCGGCAACTGA
- a CDS encoding acyltransferase domain-containing protein: MQCLLFPGQGVQRKGMGADLFAHFPETTALADGILGYSIEELCTRDPHRRLRDTQFAQPAVFVVNALLGMQRANEQPDAYRFFAGHSLGEYNALVAAGVLDFGTALRLVRRRGELMAGVTGGAMSAVQGVPAAFVERVLRETGLSSVHVANLNADTQTAIAGDRVEVAVAAKAIGALPGARVVPLNVSGPFHSPLMAPVEPALRELLRACVFADGHGTVVSSVTGAVFRPDEGAELLARQVSTPVQWVRAVTTLRAAGVTRFDEAHGSTLTALVSRIH; this comes from the coding sequence ATGCAGTGTCTGCTCTTTCCCGGCCAGGGCGTGCAGCGCAAAGGAATGGGCGCTGATCTCTTCGCCCATTTTCCGGAGACGACCGCGCTGGCGGACGGGATTCTGGGTTACTCCATCGAGGAGCTGTGCACCCGGGATCCGCACAGAAGGCTGCGCGACACCCAATTCGCCCAGCCCGCCGTCTTTGTGGTCAACGCATTGCTGGGAATGCAGCGGGCCAACGAGCAGCCGGACGCCTACCGGTTCTTCGCCGGACACAGTCTGGGCGAGTACAACGCACTGGTCGCGGCGGGCGTGCTCGATTTCGGCACCGCGCTGCGGCTGGTACGACGCCGAGGAGAGCTGATGGCCGGCGTCACCGGCGGAGCCATGTCGGCGGTGCAGGGGGTGCCGGCCGCCTTCGTCGAGCGCGTCCTGCGGGAAACCGGTCTGTCCAGCGTCCACGTGGCGAACCTGAACGCCGACACGCAGACCGCGATAGCCGGCGACCGGGTCGAGGTCGCCGTCGCGGCCAAGGCGATCGGCGCCCTGCCCGGTGCCCGAGTCGTCCCGCTCAACGTCAGCGGGCCGTTCCACAGCCCCCTGATGGCGCCGGTCGAGCCCGCACTGCGCGAACTGCTGCGAGCCTGCGTGTTCGCCGACGGCCACGGCACCGTGGTGTCCAGCGTGACCGGTGCGGTCTTCCGCCCCGACGAGGGCGCCGAGCTGCTGGCCCGCCAGGTGTCCACCCCGGTGCAGTGGGTGCGCGCGGTCACCACGCTGCGGGCGGCGGGCGTGACCCGGTTCGACGAGGCACACGGAAGCACCCTGACCGCGCTGGTGAGCAGGATCCACTGA
- a CDS encoding MFS transporter yields the protein MRDTLVPVTGPARRLAAAQLAGSVGAGLYLAGAPVYFLRTGDLTVAQVGAGLSAAAFAGILASVPAGRLADRYGARRMSIVFVLLQALFVLLLLAAGPFWAFVPLVALVAVAEQSWDVSRDGMIAAAVAGSDRVRVSAYLRSVFNAGFAVGTLAAGLVLAVDSRAAYVGMLAAVAACWVAVAGLYLLLPAWPRPTPPEGARQRVRPLADLPYLLVAQVSCLTRIGETILLVGLPLWIVSATDVPRPLAAWLTGINTLLVVLLQVRVSRAGDTIPAAARLQRLAFLLLAVACPVAALTGRLPVAPAITVLVLVAVLLTFAELGGETARWTMQFGLAPEHAQARYAGVFRLGQAVPAVAGPALVTGLTGGLGTTGWLVLAVIPLVGAAVNGPAVAWARRTRPEPAPA from the coding sequence GTGCGCGACACGCTCGTACCGGTGACCGGCCCCGCCCGACGGCTCGCCGCCGCGCAGCTCGCCGGCAGCGTCGGCGCCGGTCTCTACCTCGCCGGCGCGCCGGTCTACTTCCTCCGGACCGGCGACCTGACCGTCGCCCAGGTGGGCGCCGGGCTCTCCGCCGCCGCCTTCGCCGGCATCCTGGCGAGCGTCCCGGCCGGCCGGCTGGCCGATCGCTACGGCGCCCGCCGGATGTCCATCGTGTTCGTGCTGCTACAGGCGCTCTTCGTGCTCCTGCTGCTGGCGGCCGGCCCGTTCTGGGCCTTCGTGCCGCTCGTCGCGCTCGTCGCCGTCGCCGAGCAGTCCTGGGACGTCAGCCGCGACGGCATGATCGCGGCAGCGGTCGCCGGGAGCGACCGGGTGCGCGTCTCGGCGTACCTGCGGAGCGTGTTCAACGCCGGCTTCGCGGTCGGGACCCTGGCGGCCGGCCTGGTGCTCGCCGTCGACTCGCGGGCGGCGTACGTCGGAATGCTCGCGGCCGTGGCCGCGTGCTGGGTCGCGGTCGCCGGCCTCTACCTGCTGCTGCCGGCCTGGCCGAGGCCGACCCCGCCGGAGGGCGCGCGGCAGCGCGTGCGACCCCTCGCCGACCTGCCCTACCTGCTCGTGGCGCAGGTGAGCTGCCTCACCCGGATCGGCGAGACGATCCTGCTGGTCGGGCTGCCCCTCTGGATCGTCTCCGCCACCGATGTGCCCCGCCCGCTCGCGGCGTGGCTGACCGGCATCAACACCCTGCTGGTCGTGCTGCTCCAGGTCCGGGTGTCGCGGGCCGGCGACACCATTCCGGCCGCCGCGCGCCTCCAGCGGCTGGCCTTCCTGCTGCTCGCCGTCGCCTGCCCGGTGGCCGCGCTGACCGGCCGGCTGCCGGTGGCGCCCGCGATCACGGTACTGGTGCTGGTCGCGGTCCTGCTGACCTTCGCCGAACTCGGCGGTGAGACGGCGCGGTGGACCATGCAGTTCGGTCTCGCCCCGGAGCACGCGCAGGCCCGTTACGCCGGGGTCTTCCGACTCGGCCAGGCGGTCCCGGCGGTGGCGGGCCCCGCCCTGGTGACCGGCCTGACCGGCGGCCTGGGCACCACCGGCTGGCTCGTCCTCGCCGTGATCCCGCTGGTCGGCGCGGCCGTCAACGGCCCCGCCGTCGCCTGGGCCCGCCGCACCCGCCCGGAGCCGGCCCCCGCCTGA
- a CDS encoding alpha/beta fold hydrolase, with protein sequence MTDTTEAVRDGRPRDAIELVLLHIWRDHLRNPALGVDDDYFTQGGTSLQAVRTLSEIRRRTGVSLPLPAMARAGSVTAMARLLRDGYADTPTPLVPIRPGKPGGPVVACVHPLGGSVLWYRHLADALPRGHTCVGLQARALDPRLSPDHTIGEMAAAYRAELARAYRPEQLVLVGYSFGGLVAYEMASRMAADGERPAAVVLLDTAVTRREQPPASRARLLWSLVNHNFGLDLSADDLATLSPDAMCARILDEAVARGVLPPGFGPDRLRRLVEIYPINAEAERVYRLPTYPWPLDLVRPREPRVDEESLEIWSEHCPAGVRVHRVPGSHLDLLAPSHAPAVAEVIAGLPSA encoded by the coding sequence ATGACAGACACGACCGAGGCCGTCCGGGACGGGCGACCACGCGACGCCATCGAGCTGGTGCTGCTGCACATCTGGCGCGACCACCTCCGCAACCCCGCCCTCGGCGTCGACGACGACTACTTCACCCAGGGCGGCACCTCGCTACAGGCCGTGCGCACCCTGTCGGAGATCCGCCGGCGCACCGGGGTGTCCCTGCCGCTGCCGGCGATGGCGCGGGCCGGCAGCGTCACCGCGATGGCCCGGCTGCTGCGCGACGGGTACGCGGACACACCCACCCCCCTCGTGCCGATCCGTCCCGGCAAACCGGGCGGCCCGGTGGTCGCCTGTGTGCACCCGCTCGGCGGCAGCGTCCTGTGGTACCGGCACCTCGCCGACGCGCTGCCGCGCGGTCACACCTGCGTCGGACTGCAGGCGCGGGCCCTCGACCCGCGGCTGTCGCCGGACCACACCATCGGCGAGATGGCCGCCGCCTACCGGGCGGAACTGGCGCGCGCCTACCGGCCCGAACAACTCGTCCTGGTCGGCTACTCGTTCGGCGGGCTGGTCGCCTACGAGATGGCGAGCCGGATGGCGGCCGACGGCGAGCGACCCGCCGCCGTGGTGCTCCTCGACACCGCCGTCACCCGCCGCGAACAACCACCGGCCTCCCGTGCCCGCCTGCTCTGGTCCCTGGTCAACCACAACTTCGGCCTCGACCTGTCGGCGGACGACCTGGCCACCCTCTCCCCCGACGCGATGTGCGCGCGCATCCTCGACGAAGCGGTCGCCCGTGGTGTCCTGCCACCCGGCTTCGGCCCCGACCGGCTGCGTCGCCTCGTCGAGATCTACCCGATCAACGCCGAGGCGGAACGTGTCTACCGCCTGCCGACCTATCCGTGGCCACTGGACCTGGTCCGACCGCGGGAGCCGCGCGTGGACGAGGAGAGCCTGGAGATCTGGTCGGAACACTGCCCGGCCGGCGTGCGCGTACACCGCGTCCCCGGCTCCCACCTGGACCTGCTCGCCCCGTCCCACGCGCCGGCGGTCGCCGAGGTGATCGCCGGGCTGCCGTCGGCGTAG